One genomic segment of Entelurus aequoreus isolate RoL-2023_Sb linkage group LG25, RoL_Eaeq_v1.1, whole genome shotgun sequence includes these proteins:
- the LOC133642544 gene encoding protachykinin-1-like, whose amino-acid sequence MEALRLAAVLLLLVWAESLGTLGGPLSRQGDDMEAWSVDDWQGYPSETQLTLRLVDLLKRSKAQQFHGLMGRSLGTSHPMNLDRKRNKGEMFVGLMGRRSLDEDVQEEWNSY is encoded by the exons ATGGAAGCACTGAGGTTGGCGGCTGTGCTGTTGCTGCTGGTGTGGGCAGAGTCTCTGGGCACTCTGGGAGGTCCTCTGTCCAGACAGGGGGACGACATGGAAGCGTGGAGCGTGGACGACTGGCAG ggctaCCCATCAGAAACACAGCTCACTCTCCGTCTGGTTGACCTCCTCAAGCGCTCCAAAGCCCAGCAGTTCCATGGCCTGATGGGAAGGAGCTTAG GAACATCTCATCCCATGAATCTGGACAGGAAAA GAAATAAAGGGGAGATGTTCGTGGGACTCATGGGAAGGAGGAGTTTAGATGAAG ATGTGCAAGAGGAGTGGAACTCCTACTAG